A region of Streptomyces sp. R44 DNA encodes the following proteins:
- the thrC gene encoding threonine synthase translates to MRRKGLASMAVQTVAPTTVDLGPASGLSCRECGEVFPLGPIFACELCFGPLEVAYDLPTGDPEALRKQIEAGPANIWRYAPLLPVPADVAEKPNLNPGWTKLVQADNLARELGVAPGKLFVKDDSGNPTHSFKDRVVAQALEAARAFGFTTLSCSSTGNLAGAVGAAAARAGFRSCVFIPHDLEQGKVVMAGVYGGDLVAIEGNYDDVNRFCSELIGDPLGEGWGFVNVNLRPYYGEGSKTLAYEICEQLGWVIPDQLVIPIASGSQLTKIDKGLQELIKLGLVEDKPYKIFGAQAEGCSPVSAAFKAGHDVVRPQKPNTIAKSLAIGNPADGPYVLDIARRTGGAVEDVNDEQVVEAIKLLAQTEGVFAETAGGVTVGVTKKLVEAGLIDPNLTTVVLNTGDGLKTLDAVADTSQATATIRPSLDAFRDAGLAL, encoded by the coding sequence ATGAGGAGAAAGGGCCTCGCCTCCATGGCTGTTCAGACCGTCGCACCCACCACCGTCGACCTCGGTCCCGCGTCCGGGCTTTCCTGTCGCGAATGCGGTGAAGTCTTCCCGCTCGGCCCGATCTTCGCCTGTGAACTCTGTTTCGGACCGCTCGAAGTCGCGTACGACCTTCCCACCGGTGACCCCGAGGCGCTGCGGAAGCAGATCGAGGCCGGCCCCGCCAACATCTGGCGCTACGCCCCCCTCCTGCCCGTCCCCGCCGACGTCGCCGAGAAGCCCAACCTGAACCCCGGCTGGACCAAGCTCGTCCAGGCCGACAACCTCGCCCGCGAGCTCGGCGTCGCCCCCGGAAAGCTCTTCGTCAAGGACGACTCCGGCAACCCGACCCACTCCTTCAAGGACCGGGTCGTCGCCCAGGCCCTCGAAGCCGCCCGCGCCTTCGGCTTCACCACCCTCTCCTGCTCCTCCACCGGCAACCTGGCCGGCGCCGTCGGCGCCGCCGCCGCCCGCGCCGGCTTCCGCTCCTGCGTGTTCATCCCGCACGACCTGGAGCAGGGCAAGGTCGTCATGGCCGGTGTCTACGGCGGTGACCTCGTCGCCATCGAGGGCAACTACGACGACGTCAACCGCTTCTGCTCGGAGCTCATCGGCGACCCGCTCGGCGAGGGCTGGGGCTTCGTGAACGTCAACCTCCGCCCGTACTACGGCGAGGGCTCCAAGACGCTCGCGTACGAGATCTGCGAGCAGCTCGGCTGGGTCATCCCCGACCAGCTCGTCATCCCGATCGCCTCCGGCTCCCAGCTCACCAAGATCGACAAGGGTCTGCAGGAGCTCATCAAGCTGGGCCTCGTCGAGGACAAGCCGTACAAGATCTTCGGTGCCCAGGCCGAGGGCTGCTCCCCGGTGTCGGCGGCCTTCAAGGCCGGCCACGACGTCGTACGGCCCCAGAAGCCGAACACCATCGCCAAGTCCCTCGCCATCGGCAACCCGGCCGACGGCCCGTACGTCCTCGACATCGCCCGCCGGACCGGCGGCGCCGTGGAGGACGTCAACGACGAGCAGGTCGTCGAGGCCATCAAGCTCCTCGCGCAGACCGAGGGCGTCTTCGCCGAGACCGCGGGCGGCGTGACCGTCGGCGTCACGAAGAAGCTCGTCGAGGCCGGGCTCATCGACCCGAACCTCACCACCGTCGTCCTCAACACCGGCGACGGACTCAAGACCCTGGACGCGGTGGCCGACACCTCTCAGGCGACCGCCACCATCCGCCCGAGCCTGGACGCGTTCCGCGACGCCGGCCTGGCGCTCTGA
- a CDS encoding MoaD/ThiS family protein — translation MAVNVRIPTILRTYTGGQSEVQAEGATLAEVIADLEKNHTGIAARVLDDQGKLRRFVNVYVNDDDVRFEQGLETATPAGAGVSIIPAVAGGC, via the coding sequence ATGGCCGTGAACGTCCGCATCCCCACCATCCTCCGCACCTACACGGGTGGTCAGTCCGAGGTCCAGGCCGAGGGCGCGACCCTCGCCGAGGTCATCGCGGACCTGGAGAAGAACCACACCGGCATCGCCGCCCGCGTCCTGGACGACCAGGGCAAGCTGCGCCGCTTCGTCAACGTCTACGTCAACGACGACGACGTGCGCTTCGAGCAGGGTCTGGAGACGGCCACCCCGGCCGGCGCGGGCGTCTCGATCATTCCGGCCGTCGCCGGCGGGTGCTGA
- a CDS encoding cold-shock protein yields the protein MAQGTVKWFNAEKGYGFIAVDGGADVFVHYSAIQMDGYRSLEEGQRVEFEISQGQKGPQADMVKLAV from the coding sequence ATGGCTCAGGGCACCGTCAAGTGGTTCAACGCGGAGAAGGGCTACGGCTTCATCGCGGTAGACGGTGGTGCGGATGTTTTCGTCCACTACAGCGCGATCCAGATGGATGGCTACCGCAGCCTCGAAGAGGGCCAGCGGGTCGAGTTCGAGATCTCGCAGGGCCAGAAGGGTCCGCAGGCGGACATGGTCAAGCTCGCCGTCTGA
- the groL gene encoding chaperonin GroEL (60 kDa chaperone family; promotes refolding of misfolded polypeptides especially under stressful conditions; forms two stacked rings of heptamers to form a barrel-shaped 14mer; ends can be capped by GroES; misfolded proteins enter the barrel where they are refolded when GroES binds), which produces MAKIIAFDEEARRGLERGMNQLADAVKVTLGPKGRNVVLEKKWGAPTITNDGVSIAKEIELEDPYEKIGAELVKEVAKKTDDVAGDGTTTATVLAQALVREGLRNVAAGANPMALKRGIEKAVEAVSGALLEQAKDVETKEQIASTASISAADTQIGELIAEAMDKVGKEGVITVEESQTFGLELELTEGMRFDKGYISAYFATDMERMEASLDDPYLLIVNSKISSVKDLLPLLEKVMQSGKPLLIIAEDVEGEALSTLVVNKIRGTFKSVAVKAPGFGDRRKAMLNDIAILTGGTVISEEVGLKLENAGLDLLGRARKVVITKDETTIVDGAGDSEQVAGRVNQIRAEIENSDSDYDREKLQERLAKLAGGVAVIKAGAATEVELKERKHRIEDAVRNAKAAVEEGIVAGGGVALLQASNVFEKLEADLSGDEATGANIVKLALEAPLKQIAVNAGLEGGVVAEKVRNLPVGHGLNAATNEYVDLIAEGIIDPAKVTRSALQNAASIAALFLTTEAVIADKPEKAAAPAGGGMPGGDMDF; this is translated from the coding sequence ATGGCCAAGATCATCGCGTTCGACGAGGAGGCCCGGCGCGGTCTCGAGCGCGGCATGAACCAGCTCGCTGACGCCGTCAAGGTCACCCTCGGCCCCAAGGGCCGCAACGTCGTCCTCGAGAAGAAGTGGGGCGCCCCCACGATCACCAACGATGGTGTCTCCATCGCCAAGGAGATCGAGCTCGAGGACCCGTACGAGAAGATCGGCGCCGAGCTGGTCAAGGAAGTCGCCAAGAAGACGGACGACGTCGCCGGCGACGGTACGACCACCGCCACCGTCCTCGCCCAGGCGCTCGTCCGCGAGGGCCTCCGCAACGTGGCCGCCGGTGCCAACCCGATGGCCCTCAAGCGCGGCATCGAGAAGGCCGTCGAGGCCGTCTCCGGCGCCCTGCTCGAGCAGGCGAAGGATGTCGAGACCAAGGAGCAGATCGCTTCCACGGCCTCCATCTCCGCCGCCGACACCCAGATCGGCGAGCTCATCGCCGAGGCGATGGACAAGGTCGGCAAGGAAGGCGTCATCACCGTCGAGGAGTCCCAGACCTTCGGTCTGGAGCTGGAGCTCACCGAGGGTATGCGCTTCGACAAGGGCTACATCTCGGCGTACTTCGCCACCGACATGGAGCGCATGGAGGCGTCGCTCGACGACCCCTACCTCCTGATCGTCAACTCCAAGATCTCCTCCGTGAAGGACCTCCTTCCGCTCCTGGAGAAGGTCATGCAGTCGGGCAAGCCGCTGCTGATCATCGCCGAGGACGTCGAGGGCGAGGCCCTGTCGACCCTGGTCGTCAACAAGATCCGCGGCACCTTCAAGTCCGTCGCCGTCAAGGCCCCGGGCTTCGGCGACCGCCGCAAGGCCATGCTGAACGACATCGCCATCCTCACGGGCGGCACGGTCATCTCCGAGGAGGTCGGCCTCAAGCTCGAGAACGCGGGCCTGGACCTGCTCGGCCGCGCCCGCAAGGTCGTCATCACCAAGGACGAGACCACCATCGTCGACGGTGCCGGTGACAGCGAGCAGGTCGCGGGTCGCGTGAACCAGATCCGCGCCGAGATCGAGAACTCCGACTCGGACTACGACCGCGAGAAGCTCCAGGAGCGCCTCGCGAAGCTGGCCGGCGGCGTGGCCGTCATCAAGGCCGGTGCCGCGACCGAGGTCGAGCTCAAGGAGCGCAAGCACCGCATCGAGGACGCCGTTCGCAACGCGAAGGCGGCCGTCGAGGAGGGCATCGTCGCCGGCGGTGGCGTGGCCCTGCTCCAGGCGTCGAACGTCTTCGAGAAGCTCGAGGCGGACCTGTCGGGCGACGAGGCCACCGGTGCCAACATCGTCAAGCTGGCCCTTGAGGCCCCGCTGAAGCAGATCGCGGTCAACGCCGGCCTCGAGGGCGGCGTCGTGGCGGAGAAGGTCCGCAACCTGCCCGTCGGCCACGGCCTGAACGCCGCGACCAACGAGTACGTCGACCTCATCGCCGAGGGCATCATCGACCCGGCGAAGGTCACGCGCTCCGCGCTGCAGAACGCCGCGTCGATCGCCGCGCTGTTCCTCACCACCGAGGCCGTCATCGCCGACAAGCCGGAGAAGGCCGCCGCGCCGGCCGGCGGCGGCATGCCGGGCGGTGACATGGACTTCTGA
- a CDS encoding SRPBCC domain-containing protein gives MVTLLTTPADRELVITRTFDAPPARVWEAWTRPEHVREWYGAAGLTTSVVDIDLRTGGAWRWGQSGPDGQEIVFSGTYEDVLPVERLDYTEVFEQMPDAEPVHVALTFDATPDGGTALTSTSFWPSNEIRDQALAAGMEAGVREQYDRLAAHLEGMR, from the coding sequence ATGGTCACCCTCCTCACCACACCGGCCGACCGCGAACTGGTCATCACGCGGACCTTCGACGCCCCGCCGGCCCGCGTCTGGGAGGCCTGGACGCGGCCCGAGCACGTACGGGAGTGGTACGGGGCGGCCGGGCTGACCACCTCCGTGGTCGACATCGACCTGCGGACGGGCGGCGCGTGGCGCTGGGGCCAGAGCGGGCCCGACGGCCAGGAGATCGTCTTCTCCGGCACGTACGAGGACGTCCTCCCGGTGGAGCGGCTCGACTACACGGAGGTGTTCGAGCAGATGCCCGACGCCGAGCCGGTCCACGTGGCGCTCACCTTCGACGCGACCCCCGACGGTGGCACGGCCCTGACCAGCACGTCCTTCTGGCCGTCCAACGAGATCAGGGACCAGGCGCTGGCGGCGGGCATGGAGGCGGGGGTGCGGGAGCAGTACGACAGGCTGGCCGCCCATCTGGAGGGGATGCGGTGA
- a CDS encoding class I SAM-dependent methyltransferase has protein sequence MNETARTIRTVDDVLTLLDGLFRPEADRWTEGGAAWWDGFYADRDKPVPFFVAKPDENLVSYVEQGLLPAGGRVLDLGCGPGRNALYLASAGFDVTAVDLSPTAVAWAEERAGDTGAEGVRFVCGDAFTAALDGPYDLVYDSGCFHHLPPHRRVSYLALLHRALAPGGHFALTAFAAGEGGMGSELPDADFYREGRLHGGLAYTDDSLRAVFADLTEVELRRMRSLPADSPAFGESFLWTGLFRRP, from the coding sequence ATGAACGAGACCGCCCGCACCATCCGCACCGTCGACGACGTCCTCACCCTGCTCGACGGCCTGTTCCGACCCGAAGCCGACCGCTGGACGGAGGGGGGCGCCGCATGGTGGGACGGGTTCTACGCGGACCGGGACAAGCCCGTGCCGTTCTTCGTCGCCAAGCCCGACGAGAACCTGGTGTCGTACGTCGAGCAGGGCCTGCTCCCGGCCGGCGGCCGGGTCCTCGACCTCGGCTGCGGGCCCGGCCGGAACGCCCTGTACCTCGCCTCCGCCGGCTTCGACGTGACCGCCGTCGACCTCTCGCCCACCGCCGTCGCCTGGGCGGAGGAGCGGGCCGGGGACACGGGCGCCGAGGGCGTCCGCTTCGTGTGCGGGGACGCCTTCACCGCCGCCCTCGACGGACCGTACGACCTCGTCTACGACTCCGGCTGCTTCCACCACCTGCCCCCGCACCGCCGCGTCAGCTACCTCGCCCTGCTCCACCGCGCCCTCGCGCCCGGCGGGCACTTCGCGCTCACCGCGTTCGCGGCCGGCGAGGGCGGCATGGGCTCCGAGCTCCCGGACGCCGACTTCTACCGGGAGGGCCGGCTGCACGGCGGGCTCGCCTATACGGACGACTCCCTCCGCGCGGTCTTCGCCGACCTGACGGAGGTGGAGCTCCGCCGCATGCGCTCCCTGCCCGCCGACTCCCCGGCCTTCGGCGAGTCCTTCCTCTGGACCGGCCTCTTCCGCCGGCCCTGA
- a CDS encoding transporter substrate-binding domain-containing protein, whose amino-acid sequence MTTTPRPAVAADLAPAGVLRASVNLGNPVLAQGTPEAPGGITVDLAREIGARLGLPVELLCFDAARKSFDAMADGRADLCFLAVDPARETEVAFTAPYVVIEGVYAVPRGSALSTVEEVDAPGVRIGVKKGSAYDLFLSRSLAHATVVRGDEGVDVFRAEGLEVGAGIRQPLTAYAAAHPDVRLIEGRFMEIRQAVGTTVGRRPETVAFLRDTVEELKANGFVAESLRRSGQDTALLAPPA is encoded by the coding sequence ATGACCACCACACCCCGCCCCGCCGTCGCCGCCGACCTCGCCCCCGCCGGGGTCCTCCGGGCCTCCGTCAACCTCGGGAATCCGGTGCTCGCGCAGGGCACGCCCGAGGCGCCGGGCGGGATCACGGTGGACCTGGCGCGGGAGATCGGGGCGCGGCTCGGACTGCCCGTGGAGCTGCTCTGCTTCGACGCGGCGCGGAAGTCCTTCGACGCGATGGCGGACGGCCGGGCCGACCTCTGCTTCCTCGCCGTGGACCCGGCGCGGGAGACGGAGGTCGCGTTCACCGCGCCGTACGTCGTCATCGAGGGCGTGTACGCCGTGCCGCGCGGTTCGGCGCTGAGCACCGTCGAGGAGGTGGACGCGCCGGGTGTGCGGATCGGGGTCAAGAAGGGGTCCGCGTACGACCTGTTCCTGTCGCGGAGTCTCGCCCACGCGACCGTGGTGCGCGGCGACGAGGGCGTCGACGTGTTCCGGGCCGAGGGCCTGGAGGTGGGCGCGGGGATCCGGCAGCCGCTCACCGCGTACGCCGCCGCGCATCCGGACGTGCGCCTGATCGAGGGCCGGTTCATGGAGATCCGGCAGGCCGTCGGCACGACGGTCGGCCGCCGGCCCGAGACCGTCGCCTTCCTCCGCGACACGGTCGAGGAGCTGAAGGCGAACGGTTTCGTCGCGGAGTCACTCCGGCGCTCGGGCCAGGACACCGCCCTGCTGGCCCCGCCGGCCTGA
- a CDS encoding aldo/keto reductase: MTTTNPTATPHASASGTWTLGGDLTVHRVGFGAMRLPQHGEALVANAVPMDRDRAIAVLRKAVELGVNHIDTAAFYFSPLRSANELINTALGGPYPDDLVITTKVGPARDASGAWSEHARTPAALRAQVEENLRQLGRDHLDVVNLRVLGEDSVAERFGALAELREAGLIRHLGLSNITPAHLAEAQEIAPVVCVQNMYGIGVRPEYDAFVRHCGEQGIAFVPFYAIAAAGRESGATAPEREEVLAVAAAHDATPAQVRIAWTLHQGPHLLAIPGTGNPAHLTANIAAGGLRLTQDERELLDRVHRDAEA; this comes from the coding sequence ATGACCACCACGAACCCCACGGCCACCCCGCACGCCTCCGCCTCCGGCACCTGGACCCTCGGCGGCGACCTCACCGTCCACCGCGTCGGCTTCGGCGCCATGCGGCTGCCCCAGCACGGCGAGGCGCTCGTGGCGAACGCCGTACCGATGGACCGTGACCGCGCGATCGCCGTCCTGCGCAAGGCCGTCGAGCTCGGCGTGAACCACATCGACACCGCCGCCTTCTACTTCTCGCCGCTCCGCTCCGCGAACGAGCTGATCAACACCGCCCTCGGCGGCCCCTACCCCGACGACCTGGTCATCACCACCAAGGTCGGCCCGGCCCGTGACGCCTCCGGCGCCTGGAGCGAGCACGCCCGTACCCCCGCCGCGCTGCGTGCGCAGGTCGAGGAGAACCTGCGGCAGCTCGGCCGCGACCACCTCGACGTCGTCAACCTCCGCGTCCTGGGCGAGGATTCGGTCGCGGAGCGCTTCGGCGCCCTCGCCGAGCTCCGCGAGGCGGGCCTCATCCGCCACCTCGGCCTCTCCAACATCACCCCCGCGCACCTCGCCGAGGCGCAGGAGATCGCCCCCGTCGTCTGCGTGCAGAACATGTACGGGATCGGGGTCCGTCCCGAGTACGACGCGTTCGTCCGCCACTGCGGCGAACAGGGCATCGCCTTCGTCCCGTTCTACGCGATCGCCGCCGCCGGACGCGAGAGCGGGGCGACCGCCCCGGAGCGCGAGGAGGTCCTCGCCGTGGCGGCGGCCCACGACGCCACCCCCGCCCAGGTCCGCATCGCCTGGACCCTCCACCAGGGCCCCCACCTCCTGGCCATCCCCGGCACCGGCAACCCCGCCCACCTGACCGCCAACATCGCCGCCGGCGGCCTCCGTCTCACGCAGGACGAGCGGGAGCTCCTCGACCGCGTCCACCGGGACGCCGAGGCCTAG
- a CDS encoding alpha/beta hydrolase, which translates to MTTNRGRKALMLALSAAAVAGVGLVGGGVAPAAAAAGLDWHACDAAVKPLPGQQCATLSVPLDYADPDGEQIGLAVARLPSTRPEARRGTLMVIPGGPGSSGVQRLGQKGAALAKEMNGAYDLVAFDPRGVGGSAKARCGFEEDDRRLVTLRSWPAADGGIGENVARSRRMAEACARNGGAMVRSLTTANQARDLDRLRQALGERKLSAWAVSYGTYVAAVYAQKFPERTDRWVLDSSADPDPKHVAQGWLAGMARGAEDRFPDFAAWAAHPDRAQDGLRLAEHPEDVRPLFLDLAARLDREPKTSATPGVPLNGTVLRQALQQALYSDAAFPAFARLMSQALDPAGVPVLPPELAGPMPDEAATVSVGVICNDVDWPRSVPAYERAVAADRERYPLTAGMPANITPCAFWKGGAVEKPTRITDRGPSNVLMIQNLRDPSTPHSAGLKMREAFGDRARLVSVDKGGHAVYLGNGNACGDRAVTRFLTEGVRPEADVLCR; encoded by the coding sequence ATGACAACGAATCGTGGACGCAAGGCCCTGATGCTCGCTCTCTCCGCCGCCGCCGTCGCCGGCGTCGGACTCGTGGGGGGCGGGGTCGCCCCCGCCGCCGCTGCCGCCGGACTCGACTGGCACGCCTGCGACGCCGCCGTGAAGCCGCTGCCGGGGCAGCAGTGCGCCACGCTCTCCGTACCCCTCGACTACGCCGACCCCGACGGCGAGCAGATCGGGCTCGCCGTCGCCCGGCTGCCCAGCACCCGGCCCGAGGCGCGGCGCGGGACGCTCATGGTCATCCCCGGCGGGCCGGGGAGCTCCGGTGTGCAGCGGCTCGGGCAGAAGGGGGCCGCCCTCGCGAAGGAGATGAACGGCGCCTACGACCTCGTCGCCTTCGACCCGCGCGGCGTCGGCGGCTCCGCCAAGGCCCGGTGCGGCTTCGAGGAGGACGACCGGCGGCTGGTGACCCTGCGGTCCTGGCCCGCCGCCGACGGCGGCATCGGCGAGAACGTGGCCCGCTCGCGCCGGATGGCCGAGGCCTGTGCGCGCAACGGGGGCGCGATGGTGCGCAGCCTCACGACCGCCAACCAGGCACGGGACCTCGACCGGCTGCGGCAGGCGCTCGGCGAGCGGAAGCTGTCCGCGTGGGCCGTCTCGTACGGGACGTACGTGGCCGCCGTGTACGCCCAGAAGTTCCCGGAGCGCACCGACCGCTGGGTCCTCGACAGCAGCGCCGACCCCGACCCGAAGCACGTCGCCCAGGGCTGGCTCGCGGGCATGGCGCGCGGCGCCGAGGACCGCTTCCCCGACTTCGCCGCCTGGGCCGCCCACCCCGACCGTGCCCAGGACGGGCTGCGGCTCGCCGAACACCCGGAGGACGTGCGCCCGTTGTTCCTGGACCTGGCCGCTCGGCTCGATCGTGAGCCCAAGACGTCGGCCACCCCCGGCGTTCCGCTGAACGGCACCGTCCTGCGCCAGGCCCTTCAGCAGGCCCTCTACTCCGACGCCGCCTTCCCGGCCTTCGCCCGCCTGATGTCCCAGGCCCTCGACCCGGCCGGCGTGCCCGTCCTGCCGCCCGAGCTGGCCGGGCCCATGCCCGACGAGGCTGCGACGGTCAGCGTCGGCGTGATCTGCAACGACGTCGACTGGCCGCGTTCCGTACCGGCGTACGAGCGGGCCGTCGCCGCCGACCGGGAGCGCTACCCGCTGACCGCCGGCATGCCCGCCAACATCACGCCCTGCGCCTTCTGGAAGGGCGGCGCGGTCGAGAAGCCGACCCGGATCACCGACCGGGGCCCGTCGAACGTGCTCATGATCCAGAACCTGCGCGACCCCTCGACCCCGCACTCCGCCGGGCTGAAGATGCGGGAGGCCTTCGGCGACCGGGCGCGCCTCGTCTCCGTCGACAAGGGCGGCCACGCGGTCTACCTCGGCAACGGGAACGCGTGCGGCGACCGGGCCGTGACCCGCTTCCTGACGGAGGGCGTGCGGCCGGAGGCGGACGTCCTCTGCCGGTGA
- a CDS encoding PTS transporter subunit EIIC, with translation MSTDDKNRAIAAAILPLVGGAGNISSVAHCMTRLRLGLRDRSLVQDEALKALPSVMGVVEDDTYQIVLGPGTVARVTPEFEALVAEAPAPAHTAEELADRGAALKAARKAKNATPFKLFLRRIANIFVPLIPALIGCGIIAGLNGLLINLGRLPGLTPALAAMASGFMALIAVFVGYNTAKEFGGTAILGGAVAAIIVFPGVAKIDAFGQTLSPGQGGVLGALGAAVLAVYVEKWCRRWVPESLDVLVTPTLTVLISGLVTLFGLMFVAGEISRAIGEAADWLLANAGAGAGLVLGGLFLPLVMLGLHQALIPIHTTLIEQQGYTVLLPILAMAGAGQVGAAMAVYLKLPRNGSIRRTIRSALPAGFLGVGEPLIYGVSLPLGRPFVTACVGGALGGGFVGLFSMLGDKVGSTAIGPSGWALFPLLDGNKGLGETIAIYAGGLLVGYAAGFVATYFFGFSKELLEEFDVETEETAGTEETGVRADSPDSPTPTSEPVKV, from the coding sequence ATGAGCACAGACGACAAGAACCGCGCCATCGCCGCCGCGATCCTCCCCCTCGTCGGCGGCGCCGGGAACATCAGCTCCGTGGCCCACTGCATGACCCGCCTCCGGCTCGGTCTGCGGGACCGCTCGCTCGTCCAGGACGAGGCCCTCAAGGCCCTGCCGTCCGTGATGGGGGTCGTGGAGGACGACACGTACCAGATCGTCCTCGGCCCCGGCACCGTCGCCCGCGTGACCCCGGAGTTCGAGGCGCTGGTGGCCGAAGCCCCCGCCCCGGCCCACACCGCCGAGGAACTCGCGGACCGGGGCGCGGCCCTCAAGGCCGCCCGGAAGGCGAAGAACGCCACCCCGTTCAAGCTCTTCCTCCGCCGGATCGCGAACATCTTCGTCCCGCTGATCCCCGCCCTCATCGGCTGCGGCATCATCGCCGGCCTCAACGGCCTCCTCATCAACCTCGGCCGGCTGCCCGGCCTGACCCCCGCCCTCGCGGCGATGGCGAGCGGCTTCATGGCCCTCATCGCGGTCTTCGTCGGCTACAACACGGCCAAGGAGTTCGGCGGCACGGCGATCCTCGGCGGCGCGGTCGCCGCGATCATCGTCTTCCCCGGCGTCGCCAAGATCGACGCCTTCGGCCAGACGCTCTCCCCCGGCCAGGGCGGTGTGCTCGGCGCACTCGGCGCGGCGGTCCTCGCCGTGTACGTGGAGAAGTGGTGCCGCCGCTGGGTGCCGGAGTCCCTCGACGTCCTCGTCACCCCGACCCTGACCGTCCTGATCTCCGGCCTGGTCACCCTCTTCGGCCTGATGTTCGTCGCCGGTGAGATCTCACGGGCCATCGGCGAGGCCGCCGACTGGCTCCTCGCGAACGCCGGCGCCGGCGCGGGTCTCGTCCTCGGCGGCCTGTTCCTCCCGCTCGTGATGCTGGGCCTGCACCAGGCCCTGATCCCGATCCACACGACCCTCATCGAGCAGCAGGGCTACACCGTGCTGCTCCCCATCCTCGCGATGGCGGGCGCCGGCCAGGTCGGCGCGGCCATGGCCGTCTACCTGAAGCTCCCCCGCAACGGCTCCATCCGCCGCACCATCAGGTCCGCCCTCCCGGCCGGCTTCCTGGGCGTCGGCGAGCCCCTGATCTACGGCGTCTCGCTGCCGCTGGGCCGTCCGTTCGTCACGGCCTGCGTGGGCGGCGCGCTCGGCGGCGGCTTCGTCGGCCTCTTCAGCATGCTGGGCGACAAGGTCGGCTCGACCGCGATCGGCCCGTCCGGCTGGGCGCTCTTCCCGCTCCTCGACGGCAACAAGGGCCTCGGCGAGACGATCGCGATCTACGCGGGCGGTCTCCTGGTCGGCTACGCGGCCGGCTTCGTGGCGACGTACTTCTTCGGCTTCAGCAAGGAACTCCTGGAGGAGTTCGACGTGGAGACGGAGGAGACGGCTGGGACGGAGGAGACAGGGGTACGGGCGGACTCCCCGGACTCCCCGACCCCGACCTCGGAGCCGGTGAAGGTCTGA
- the murQ gene encoding N-acetylmuramic acid 6-phosphate etherase, which yields MPTSYSELRAQLATLTTEAFRPELAEIDRLPTLDIARTMNGEDRTVPEAVARQLPAIAAAIDATAERMARGGRLVYLGAGTAGRLGVLDASECPPTFNTDPSRVVGLIAGGPTAMVKAVEGAEDSRELAAADLDALGLTADDTVVGVSASGRTPYAIGAVEHARALGALTIGLSCNEDSALAAAAEHGIEVVTGPELLTGSTRLKAGTAQKLVLNMISTITMIRLGKTYGNLMVDVRASNDKLQARSRRIVALATGAPDEQIETALAAADGEVKTAILMILADIDAKTAEQRLTASQGHLRAALHA from the coding sequence GTGCCCACCTCGTACTCCGAACTCCGCGCCCAGCTGGCCACCCTCACCACCGAGGCCTTCCGCCCCGAGCTCGCCGAGATCGACCGGCTGCCCACCCTGGACATCGCCCGCACCATGAACGGCGAGGACCGGACCGTCCCCGAGGCCGTCGCCCGGCAGCTCCCGGCGATCGCCGCCGCCATCGACGCCACCGCCGAGCGGATGGCCCGCGGCGGCCGCCTCGTCTACCTGGGCGCCGGCACCGCGGGCCGCCTCGGCGTCCTCGACGCCAGCGAGTGCCCGCCCACCTTCAACACCGACCCCTCGCGGGTCGTCGGCCTCATCGCGGGCGGCCCGACCGCCATGGTCAAGGCCGTCGAGGGCGCGGAGGACTCGCGCGAACTCGCCGCCGCCGACCTGGACGCCCTCGGGCTCACCGCCGACGACACCGTCGTCGGCGTCTCCGCCTCCGGCCGCACCCCGTACGCCATCGGCGCCGTCGAGCACGCCCGCGCCCTCGGCGCCCTCACCATCGGCCTCTCCTGCAACGAGGACAGCGCGCTCGCCGCCGCCGCCGAGCACGGCATCGAGGTCGTCACCGGCCCCGAGCTCCTCACCGGCTCCACCCGCCTCAAGGCCGGCACCGCCCAGAAGCTCGTCCTCAACATGATCTCGACCATCACGATGATCCGCCTCGGCAAGACCTACGGAAACCTGATGGTCGACGTCCGCGCCTCCAACGACAAGCTCCAGGCCCGCTCGCGGCGCATCGTCGCCCTGGCCACCGGCGCGCCGGACGAGCAGATCGAGACGGCGCTCGCCGCCGCCGACGGCGAGGTGAAGACCGCGATCCTGATGATCCTCGCCGACATCGATGCCAAGACCGCCGAGCAGCGGCTGACGGCCTCCCAGGGCCACCTGCGTGCGGCGCTGCACGCGTAG